Part of the Bacteroidia bacterium genome is shown below.
GCAATTACGTCACCTGCCTTGACCCTATCACCTGCTTTATGCAGCAGGGCAGCATTATGCTTGTAAAAACTTACTAAATTATTCGCATGTTGAATACCTATGATATAACCACCTTCCGTAGTCCAAGTAGATAAGATTACGGTACCATCCATGATAGCTTTGACAGGTTCATTAGATTTGGCTAATACGTCTATTCCAAAATAACCTTTATCGCTATCAAAAGTACGGGTAACGCTACCTTGTACAGGTTTGAAGCACACAGGTTGGTAATAAGTAGCTTCTTTATCTGTGCCTACTATTTTGTTAGGATCTAAATCATAAAAAACTTCTTTCTCTATGTAATTTTGGATGCTTTTTTCTGTGGGAGTAAGTTGAGAAAAGGTTTTTTCTATACTATCTGTATTTGTGTAAAAAGCACGCTTGTCTTCAATATGATTAGAGAGCTGTGTAGCAGGTTTGTCCCTCTCTAACAATCCTTTAAGCATTTCATCGCGATATTTGAGTTCAGCTTCTATAGCTTGCACTTTAAGGTATGCTTCTTGAAGGTCTTTTCTTAGCCTAGGATCTGTGTAGCCTGGAATATATTGCCGAATAGGAGTAAAAACAATAGTTACAGTTGTAAGCAGAATAATAGCTAATGCGCCTAAACTCAACACAGTAAGTCCACTGAGCATATTCAACCGCATCTGAACTTTTTCCTCAAAATTGTCCTCGTGTAAAATAACTAGTCTAAAAGACTTGCGCAATTGCGAAAATACTCTTGCTAACGCGGTTTTCATATCACGGCAGATTTAATTGCTCATGGAGCAGTGTGCAATATTCAAAAAAATATTTTGGATTACCAAAATTTGAAAAAAATTAAATCTTGCCTGAATAAGTAATCTTTTTTTGCTCAACGTATAGTCTTTTTTGTGGACTGTGTTACTTTTTTACTTATATTGCGTATTAAAACACGAAATTGAATAAGTATATGAAGTCAATTCATAAGGTTGTCATAATTGGTTTATTATGCTTCATCTTGATAGGTAGTGTAGGCTACATTTCTATCTTAGATAAAACGCACGACAATTATTTTCAAATCAGTAAGAACATAGACATATTCGGTAAAATCTATCGCCAAGTAAATGAGCATTATGTAGATGAAATTGAACCGAATGAGTTCATTCGGATTGGTATAGATGCTATGCTCAAATCCTTGGACCCCTATACTACTTATATTCCACAAAACGAAATAGAAGACTATCAATTTTTGACTACAGGTCAATACGGGGGCATCGGTGCTGTAATCGGTCAGAGAGATAAAAAAATTATCATCACTGAACCCTATGAAAACTCCCCTTCACACAAAAATGATATTAGAGTAGGTGATGAAATTCTTGAGGTTAATGGTAAGAGCACAGAGGGCTTGAAAACTGAAGAAGTCCGAAACATGCTTCGTGGGCAAGCAGGCACAGAGGTTACTATAAAATTAAAAAGAAACGGACAAATTTTAA
Proteins encoded:
- a CDS encoding M23 family metallopeptidase, coding for MKTALARVFSQLRKSFRLVILHEDNFEEKVQMRLNMLSGLTVLSLGALAIILLTTVTIVFTPIRQYIPGYTDPRLRKDLQEAYLKVQAIEAELKYRDEMLKGLLERDKPATQLSNHIEDKRAFYTNTDSIEKTFSQLTPTEKSIQNYIEKEVFYDLDPNKIVGTDKEATYYQPVCFKPVQGSVTRTFDSDKGYFGIDVLAKSNEPVKAIMDGTVILSTWTTEGGYIIGIQHANNLVSFYKHNAALLHKAGDRVKAGDVIAIVGKSGSDNNNPTLYFEVWQNGKPVDPQKFIKF